From Scomber scombrus chromosome 6, fScoSco1.1, whole genome shotgun sequence, the proteins below share one genomic window:
- the LOC133982523 gene encoding homeodomain-interacting protein kinase 1-like, translating into MTFSEKKSSSSTSSLDSSPISDKAADKKEEPKPFEVKRHNILHSSTCRYLILDFSGEGVFGTVAKCVNLITAQHVALKIQKTQDTAEAKREIDMLEVVSVLNPIEKNIVQFFEMFELEGHTCLAFEMLDRSLYQLIKDRQRKRLSPSELRPIAHQLLTAFDALKGIGIIHSDLKPDNVMLVNHQHEPFRVKLIDFGLACGISEVKQGVKIQPVGYRAPEISLGLPITEAIDMWGLGCVLIFLFVARQPFSVHCEYEMMRNIVETIGQPADHLICAGKFSQRFFRLSWNVDHTEWLLRTPEQYQKETGIEPKVWRTPFKCLDDLTTFYPETQESIELEDQKACVDFLKCLLETDPNRRITPEEALKHPYISMAHLTDEIDTSSYVDNALEKMLVCPMDEEEAELTDIKVEIVDTSAILSSNGSHDTSSNLPGPAADVPCDQDTATTDPTKEGSAVAANTGLAPEGPDADEAEDQHDGIAGLTKKGSTADGSSEQEATMTGTIKKGSAAANSVSAPEGPASTGQAENTAADDGSPAAPKGWSQVVEAGHQLPSSGINTCFSLQTLSPTPVSSSSLPVFSPGPPPPL; encoded by the exons ATGACGTTTTCTGAGAAAAAGTCTTCAAGTTCAACTTCGAGCTTAGACAGCAGTCCGATATCGGATAAAGCTG CTGATAAAAAGGAAGAACCGAAACCCTTTGAGGTCAAAAGGCACAACATCCTGCACAGCAGCACATGTAGATACCTGATCCTGGACTTTAGCGGTGAAGGAGTCTTTGGCACAGTTGCCAAGTGTGTGAATTTAATCACTGCACAGCATGTGGCACTGAAGATTCAAAAAACTCAAGATACTGCCGAAGCTAAAAGAGAG ATTGACATGCTGGAAGTTGTGAGTGTTCTTAATCCCATTGAAAAGAACATTGTACAATTTTTCGAAATGTTCGAGCTTGAAGGTCATACCTGTCTAGCGTTTGAAATGCTAGACAGGAGTCTGTACCAGCTGATCAAGGACAGACAACGGAAGCGGCTATCTCCCAGTGAGCTGCGGCCAATTGCACACCAG TTGTTGACGGCCTTCGACGCCCTGAAGGGAATAGGAATCATCCACTCGGACCTGAAGCCAGATAATGTAATGCTGGTAAACCATCAGCACGAGCCCTTCAGGGTGAAATTAATAGACTTCGGCCTGGCCTGTGGTATTTCTGAGGTCAAACAGGGGGTGAAAATCCAACCTGTGGGTTACAG AGCACCTGAAATCAGCCTGGGCCTCCCCATCACTGAAGCCATCGATATGTGGGGTCTCGGCTGTGTACTGATTTTCTTGTTTGTGGCCAGACAACCATTCTCTGTGCACTGCGAATATGAGATG ATGAGGAACATCGTGGAGACAATCGGCCAACCAGCTGACCATCTCATCTGTGCTGGCAAATTCAGCCAGAGGTTTTTCAGGCTTTCCTGGAATGTAGACCATACAGAATGGTTGCTGAGG ACTCCAGAGCAATATCAGAAAGAAACTGGTATCGAGCCTAAAGTATGGAGGACACCGTTTAAATGTTTGGACGACCTGACAACT TTTTATCCAGAGACACAGGAGTCCATTGAACTAGAGGATCAGAAAGCTTGTGTGGACTTCCTGAAATGTCTCCTGGAGACGGATCCTAACAGGAGAATTACTCCTGAAGAGGCTCTCAAACATCCGTATATCTCAATGGCTCATCTGACTGATGAAATAGACACCAGCTCATA TGTGGACAATGCCCTCGAGAAAATGCTGGTTTGTCCGATggatgaggaggaagcagagcTAACTGATATTAAGGTTGAAATTGTAGATACCTCAGCCATCCTGTCTTCAAATGGCTCCCATGACACTAGTTCAAACCTGCCTGGACCAGCTGCTGATGTACCATGTGACCAAGACACAGCCACAACTGATCCAACTAAAGAGGGATCAGCTGTCGCCGCCAATACTGGTTTAGCTCCAGAGGGCCCAGATGCTGATGAGGCAGAGGACCAACATGATGGCATTGCAGGTCTAACTAAAAAGGGATCAACTGCTGATGGATCAAGTGAGCAGGAGGCAACCATGACTGGTACTATTAAGAAGGGATCAGCTGCCGCCAACAGTGTATCAGCTCCAGAGGGACCAGCCTCGACTGGCCAAGCAGAGAACACAGCAGCTGACGATGGGTCACCTGCTGCACCAAAA gGTTGGAGTCAGGTGGTGGAAGCCGGGCACCAGCTGCCATCAAGTGGTATTAATACCTGTTTCTCATTGCAGACCCTCAGCCCAACTCCTGTCTCCAGCTCCAGCCTGCCTGTCTTCAGTCCTGGACCCCCTCCACCCCTATAA